GGGTTCGACGGTCACCTCCGTCGTCGGGCGCTATACCCCCGTTCCGTGGCTTTCGTTCACCGGCGAGTACGCCCAGAACCTCTGGGCGATGCCGCTCATCGTCTCCGCCATGCGTTTGGGTGCCACGCTCGACTTTGGGGATGTCAAGCTCGGCGCCCGGGTAGACAGGATTCATCCGGACTTCCAGCCGGCGCTGGGGTCGATAGCTCCCGGCGCAGAGGTGGGCGTGGACGCTTCCGTCAAGCTTGGCGACGTGCAGTTACGGGCGGGCGCCGGGAGGCGCCAGCCGTCGGGGACCGCGGAAGGTGAGGCCGTGCCGCCCGAGCTCATCACGTCGGTCGGCGTGCAGGTGGGGTGGCTCCCGGGCACAACGGTTCGAGCCGATTACGAATTGATCTCCGTGGATGACCTGGCGGAGGGGCGCCGGCCGGATCGGGCGCGCACCCGCGTCAGCCTCGACTGGGGAAAGGCGGGTGCCCAGCTCCAGATGGGCGTGCGGTGGGGCGCCGACCCGGCAAGTTCCGAAGCGGCTCAGGCGAACCGGCTGGAGGCCAACGCAGCGGTGAGCTATCAGCTCAGCCCGTACGCGGCGGTCATGCTGGGTTACCGGCTGATCGACTTCGGCGAAAGTGCCCAGGCGCGGACAGCCGACGCCACCGCCCGGCTCACCTTGCGGTTCTAAAAGGCGCACTTCCCGGTAAGGAGGCGTGGCGATGCCCCGAAACAGAAGCCCGGTCGTGGCGGCCCTGGCGGCACTCCTGGTGGCGGCGGCCTCGCCGGTGGCGGCTATGGCTCAGGGTCTCGAAGACGTTCCGCTCAACCAGAAGGTCAACAAGATTTACCAGACCGTAACGGGTTCGCCCCCGCCCGAAGGCGCAGGGCTGCGGGACCAGATCGACGCGGCCACGCAGTTGCTTTACGGATCCGACTGGCAGAGGAAAGTGAGCCCGAGCCTGGTCGATCGGGTGAATCAACTGCGGCAGCTGGTCACCCTGGGCGATCCCAACCGGTCCGTCTTCAGCCGGATCATGGCCATCGAGTGGACCATCAACCAGAGCCTGTACGAGTGGGAGCTGGTCAACCAGAAGGGTACGCTCGACATCCCTTCCCTCTCCGGCGCCGAGCCGCCGCTCCGGTCTTTGCGGGAGCGAGTCGGGTGGGTTGAGACGCTGCTGTACGGCAAGGAGCAGCCGGGCGGCCTGGTGGAGCGGGTGGACCGTCTCGCCCGAGAGGTCTGGGGCGGCACCGGGCAGGCCCGTCTCTCCACGAAGGTGGTCAAGGTGACCGCCGGTGCCGGCAGCGTGCGGATCAAGCTCCTCGGCACCATCAGCAACGAGCGGGAAAACGCAAGCAGCTTGGGGCAGAAGGTGCCCTTCGTGGTGATGGATCCGCTGGTGCTGGAAGGCGCTCTCGTGCTTCCCCGAGGCGCAGTGGGCATCGCGACGGTCGAAGAGGTCCAGCCGCCCAGTCTGGGCCGGCCCGGGCGGTTGAGCGCCTCGGGCCAGGTCTGGGCCATCGACGGGATCCCGCTTGGTGCCACGCTGGGCCTCGATGAACAGGCCTCAGGCCAGATCAGCCGGGTGGGCGCGGGTCTCAGCGGCCCGACCGCGGGGCCGACGGGGCTGCTGGTCCACGGTGCGGCGAGGACGCTCCAGCCTGGAACGGTGCTCGTGGCATCCATCGGGCCTGCCCCCGGTTGGCGTGAAGCGCCGGTGATCAACGCCCTGGTACAGTAGCCAGGCAGCCCACGGGGCTGTGGCCGGCGGGTGAAGGGTTCGGCGGGAAGTCCCCTGCCGCTGGTGGCGGGGGGCTTTCTTTTGTCCCTAGCGGCTTCCTTTCGCGGCATCGACGCGTTCCTATTGAAGCCGGCAGGAAAGTAAGGAATTTGCGCTTAACCGGTCAAATTTAGGAAAAGTCAAGACGACATACCACCCAGGCCTGGGAGCCGCTTATGGAGCGTTTTCTCAGAACCTCTCCAAGAGCATATGCCGTCCTTGCGGCCGTCCTCCTGATGCTGGCGGCCGCTTTTTCGGCGGTGGCCGCCGAGGCTCCCTACCGCCTCGGCCCGGGAGACCTGTTGCAGATCAGCGTCTGGGGGCATGAGGAACTCCGCGCCACGGTCGAGGTCAGGCCGGACGGCTACGTCACGTTCCCGCTTGCCGGCGACGTCGAGGCATCCGGTAGAACTCCCGCCGAGGTCAGCCAGGTCATCGCCTCGCGGCTTGAGACCTTTGTCCGATCCCCGCAGGTCACCGTGATCGTCCAGCAGTTTCGCACCATCCGGGCGCAGGCACTGGGCGCGGTGCGCCAGCCGGGCACCTACCCGCTGCGTCCCGCTGCACCCATCACCGACTTGCTGGGCGCTGCGGGGGGCCTGCTGGACGACGCCGATGTGCAGCGGGCTGTGCTGACCCGCCAGCCTCCGGGCCAGGCTCCCCGGAGCCTTCCCCTCGACCTGAAGGCGGTGCTCGAGGGGGCCGCTTCGGTGACTGAGCTGCGGCTCGAGGACGGCGACGTGCTGTTCGTTCCCCGCGCCGAGCCCGCCCTGGCCCTCGGGGAAGTTCGCCAGCCCGGCGCCTACCTGGTGCGGCCCGGCATGCGGGTGGTCGACTTGGTGGGGGCGGCCGGCGGCCTGACGGATCGAGCGGCCGCCGAGGCGGCCACGTTGACCCGGCGGCTGCCCACAGCGGGTAGCAGTGAGGCGGGCCGGACCGAAGCCATCCCTCTCGACCTGTCGGCCCTGATCGGGGCCGCCTTTGCGGGGGGTGCCCCTCAGGTGCTGCCGGCGGCGGCCTCCGTTGAAGTGCGGCCTGGCGACGTTCTCCTGATCCCCCGTGCAGAGCGCGAGGTGGCGGTACTCGGGCAGGTACAGCGCCCGGGCGTGGTGCCGTACCGGACGGGCATGACGCTTGCCCAGGCGCTGGCCGCGGTCGGGGGCGTGACACAGGAGGCGGATCTGGCCAGGGCTGCTCTGACCCGCACGGAGGCTGACGGCAGCCAGCGGGTTATTCCGGTAGATCTCCGGCCGGTGGTGGAGCCCCGGTCAGTTAAAGCGGATCAGGGCCCGGTACTCATGCCCGGCGACATGCTGGTGGTACCGCGGGCCGAGCGCACCCTCATGGTGCTCGGAGAGGTCCGCCAGCCCGGGGTCGTCCGGTACCGGACGGGAATGACGGTGGCGGAGGCCCTGGCGGAAGCCGGCGGGCCGACCGAACTTGCCGATCTCGCCCGGGCTTCCGTCACGCGTGTCTCGACCGAGGAGACCACCGCTCCGGCCGAGCCCGCCCGGCGGATCGAGGTCGACCTGTCGTCCCTGGCCGGGGGGTGGGCGCCTTCCGTAGATGCTGCGTCCGCCATGACAGCAGCCGCGGTGGCAGTGCAGCCGGGCGACATTGTGCTCATCCCTCGGGCGGAGCGGCAGGTCGTTGTGCTGGGCGCTGTCCGGCAGCCCGGCTCCTACCCGCTGCGCCCGGGCGCCCGGGTGCTGGACGCTCTGGCGGCGGCGGGAGGCCTTACTGAAGAGGCCGACGGGGAAGCCATCACGCTCGTGCGTCCGGAGAGGGGCGGCTCGCCCGCCGACACGCCGGCAGGCGCCGGCGGAAGCGAGGCCGGGCGGCCCCTGAGCTATGAGGCCATGCTCCGGGCAACGGGAGATCCGTCGGTGAACCCGCCCGTGCTTCCCGGCGACGTCGTGGTGGTGGCGCGCACGGATCGGCGGGTGCTGGCGCTGGGCGCCGTCGCCTCGCCGGGCGCCTTCCGCTACCGGGAGGGCTTGAGGGTGCTCGACCTGGTCGCGCAGGCAGGCGGCCCCCGGCCTGACGCGGACGCATCGACCGCCGTTCTCACCCGGCCCGATGGCAAGACGCTCCATCTCGACCTGCACGCTCTTGTCAAAAGCCCGGGGTCGCCCGAAAACGTGGCGCTCAAGCCCGGCGACGTTCTGTATGTGCCTCCAAGCCGCCAGGTGCTGGTGCTCGGCGAGGTGGGCAGGCCGGGAGCTTATACGGTTCCCCAAGGCGGGCGGGTGCTGGACATGCTCGCGCTGGCCGGGGGCGTGCGCCCCGACGCCGGCGTGACCACAGTGGTGCTGACGCGCCGCGCCGGCGAGGCCGACGCCGCCACCAGCGCCGTCTTCCGCCTCGACTATCCGCGCCTCGTGAGCGGGGCGGATGCGTCGCTCAACATGCGCGTCGAGAATGGGGACGTCATTTACGTGCCCGAAGGCCGGCGCCACGTTCTGGTGCTCGGCCAGGTTCAGCGGCCGGGCCTGTACGTCCTGCCGTCATCGGGGCCCGTCCGGCTGCTCGATGTCCTGGCGCTGGCAGGCGGGCCGACCCGCCGTGCCGTTCTCGACTCGGTGGGCATTCTCCGCGTCGACGGGCGCGCGGAGCAGGCAGCGGCAGGGCGGGGCGCCACCCTGTTCCAGGGAAGGGCGTCCGAGAACCCCGTCATCCAGCCCGGTGACGTGGTGTACGTGCCGGAGACGCGCTGGCCGGACTGGAGCCAGATCCTGGGTGTTCTGCAGGGCATCCGGCTCTTCCAGGAGATTGTCCAGGGTCTCTAAGGGTGAGCGGGGGTGGGAGGCATGGCGGTGGCCCGTGAAGCCGTCGAGGACGAGATTGACCTTCGCCGTTACCTGGCCCTCCTCTGGCGCCGGCGGTGGCTCATCGCCGGGGTGACGGCCATGTCCGCGCTGGCCGCCGTGCTGCTCACCCGTGCCGCAACGCCGCTGTACGAGGCCACCACCACGGTCCTGATCCGGCCCGGTAGCTCCAGCATGGCCGTGCAGGAGAACGCGGCCGCGGCCCTCCTGCTGGGATCCAAGTCTTCGCTGCAAAACTACGTGGAACTGCTCAAGAGCCGCACGGTCATCGAACGCGTTGTCCTCCGGCTCGAAGGCCCCGGCGGGGTCACCCCGGAGCGGGTGGAACGGCTGCGTTCGGCGGTGACCGTCCAGCCGGTGCCCAACACGGACACGGTGCGCATCAGTGTTCGGCTGCCGGACCCCGGCGAAGCGGAGCAGGTGGCCAACGCGATCGTGGAGAGCTTCGCGGCGTTCAGCCGGGAGATGAACCGCCTGGAGGCCCGCTCGGCGCTGGCCTTCATCGAGAGCCAGCTGCAGCAGGTGCAAGAGAAGCTGCGTTCCGCGGAAAACGCCCTGTTGAGCTACAAGGAAGCGCACCGCCTCGTGGAGCCCTCCGAGCAGGCGCGGGCCGCCGTCGGCAAGCTGGCCGACCTGGAGAAGATGCGGGCCGGTTCGCTCATCGCCATGCAGGAGACGGGCACCCGCATCGCACAGGTGCGCTCGCAGCTCGACAAGCAGCTTCCGACCCTCGTCACCTCGACGACGATCGCATCGAACCCGCTCGTCCAAAGCTACAAGCTGCGGCTCAGCGACGTGGAGGCGCGCATCTCGGCGGCCCGCCAGACGCTGTCGGCCAACCACCCTCAGATGGTGGCCCTGGAGGCCGAAGCGGCTGAGCTGCGCCGCCTCATGAGCCAGGAAGTCGAGCGGGTGGTCTCCGCGCAGACGGAGTCATTGAACCCCATCTACCAGGGCCTGGTTCAGGAACTCATCGGGCTCGAGGTGGACCAGCTGGCCCAGCAGGCGCGCCAGGAGGCCATCACCCGGCTCGTGTCGGCGGAGGAGGCTGCCCTGCTGGCACTGCCGGCCCGGGAGCTGGAGTTGGCACGCCTTTCCCGGGAGCAGCGGGTCAACGAGGAGATTTACGTGATGCTCCGCACCCGCTACGAGGAACTGCGGCTGCAGGAGGCCTCGGTCACGGCCGACGTTCGCATCATCGACCCGGCGGTTCGGCCCACGTCGCCCGTCGCGCCCCGGCCTCTGCTCAATCTGGCGGTCGCGCTGTTCCTCGGTATGTTTGTCGGCGTAGGTGCGACATTCGTGCTGGAGTTTATCGATACCAGCGTGAAGAGCGAGGAGGAGATCGAGCATCTTGCGGGCGCTCCGGTTCTGGGCCGCATTCCGGAGTTTTTGCCGGAGCCGGGCGACGCTCGCCGGGGGGAGGGGGGCCGGCCATGAGATGGCCTCTGCGGAGCCGCTATGGGGAGGCCGGGGCAGAGGGACCGACCGTGCTGGTGATGGGCGACCGCCGTTCCCTGGCGGCCGAAGCCTTCCGCAATCTGCGCACCAATCTGCAGTACGCCGCCGTGGGGTCGAAGTTGCGTTCCATCGTGGTGACCGCCGCTGGCCCGGACGAAGGCAAGAGCACCATCACGGCCAACCTGGCCGTGGCCGTCGGCCAGGGCGGGACGCGGGTCATCGCGGTCGGAGCGGACTTGCGGCGTCCCTCTCTACATCGAGCGTTCGGGCTGAGCCACCACGCTGGCCTCACCAGCGTGCTCCTGGGCCGGCTGCCCCTGGAGGAAGCCGTGCATCACATCGAGCGCTACCAGGTGGACGTACTGCCTTCCGGGCCGCTTCCCCCCAACCCGGCGGAGTTGTTGGGGTCATCCCAGATGGGGGCGCTTCTGGAGGAGTTGACGCGTCGCTGGGACCTGGTGCTCGTGGATACCCCTCCGGTGGTGGCGCTGAGCGATGCGTCGCTTCTGGCGGCAAAAACCGACGGGGTACTGCTGGTGGTGACGGCCAACCAGACGCCGCGTGAGGTGGTGGCCGCAGCGCGGCGCCAGCTCGAGCAGGTGGGAGCCCGGATTGTCGGCGTGGTGCTCAACCGGGTCAGGCCGGGCGAGGTGGGGCATTACCACTACTACTATTACTACTACTCACGGGACGGCGCCCCACCCGCTGGCGACACCCTTCTTCCCAACGGTGCCGGCCCCCACACCGGCGACGAGGCCGCTCCCGCACCGAAGGGGGGCCGCAGTCGGTAATGACGGGCATGGACGCCCCGGGATTCGTGGACATCCACCACCATCTGCTGCCGGGGCTGGACGACGGCCCGAAGAGCTGGGCCGAGTCGCTGGCCATGGCGAGGGCCGCCCAGGAGGCAGGCATCCGGGTGGTGGTCGCCACACCGCACATCCACCTCGGCAACCCGGGGCAGCCGAGCGCGGCCATCATCGCCGAACTCGTCGAGGAGCTCCGCAGCCGCGTGGCCTCGGCCGGTTTGCGCCTCGAGGTGCTGCCGGGCGCCGAGGTGTATCCCGTTCCCGACCTGGCCCGGTGGCTTGAGCGCGCCGGCGCCGTGCGCCCCCTCGGGCAGGGGACGCAGGTGCGCTACCTGCTCCTGGATCTTCCCCTTGGCCGCCTGCCCCCTTACTTCGACCGGCTGATCTTCGAGGTGAGCCTGGCCGGCTTCATCCCGGTCATCGCCCACCCCGAGCGCAACCAGCAGCTGGCCGAACAGGCGGAACGCCTGCTGGCCTTCGTCAACCAGGGGGCGGTGGCCCAGGTGACCGCGCTGAGCCTGCTGGGCGGGTTCGGCGCTGCGGCCCGGCGGGCGGCGGAGGAGTTCGTGGCCCGAGGGGCGGTGCAGGCGGTGGCCACGGACGCTCATGACCCCGTTCACCGGAGCCCGCTGTCCATGCGGGAGGCCTTCCGGAGGCTCGTGAAGCTCGTCGGTCCGGGCCGCGCCCTCGACCTCTGCGAGCGGTGGCCGCTGGCCATGGCACGGGGGGAGCCCGTCACCGAGATCGTCCCGGCCGGCGCCGCGCCGGCAAGCCGGGTCGCGCGCCCGGGTCTTGCGCGGGGGCTGCGCGCCCTGTGGGGACGGCTCGCGGGCACAGGATGAACAAGGCTCGGAGGAAGGTACCTATGGCGGAATACCTCAACGTCCCGGTCGATCGCATCCGGTGCGATGCCCAACAGGTTCGCCAGACGTTCAGGGAGGAGTCCATCGCCAACCTGGCCCAGTCCCTGAAGGAGGTGGGCATGCTTCACCCGGTCCTGGTCACGCCGGAGCAGGACGGCCACTACCGGCTGATCTCCGGCGAGCGGCGGCTTCGGGCCGCCATCCAGGCGGGGGAACAGACGGTACCGGCGCTGGTGGTCCGTGAGCTGCGGGGGAATGTGACACAGATTCAGCTCATCGAGAACCTGCAACGGGAGGACCTCAACCCCGTCGAGCGGGCGCTGGCCATTCAGGCCTTCATGGCTCAGGAGAAGTTGTCCAAGGCCGCAGCCGGTGCACGCCTGGGCATCCCCCGCACCACGCTCACGGATTGGCTCGACGTCCTGGATCTCGACCCCCGCTACCAGGCGGCGCTGGTCGACAACTTCCAGGGCGGCGATTCACCCCTCACGCTCTCCCACGTCTCGGAGGCGAAGGCGCTGGCGGCGCGCCTGGGCAGCCCTCAGATCGCTTCGGTGCTGCTGGATGCCGTTCTGGAGCACCGGCTGAGCAAGGCGGAGACGCGCCAGGTGGCGCAACTGGTGCGCGAGGGCGGCAACATCAGCATCATGAGGGCCGTGCGCATGGTGCGGGCGATGACCGACGGTGCAAACCAACAGGCCGCAGCCGCCGAAGAGGATCCCGGCGCTGGGGCGTTGGACGGCGAGGCAGCGGCGTCGGGTCAAGCGAAGGCAGGGCGGCCCGGCAGGTTCGAACGGCTGATCCG
Above is a window of Bacillota bacterium DNA encoding:
- a CDS encoding SLBB domain-containing protein, which gives rise to MERFLRTSPRAYAVLAAVLLMLAAAFSAVAAEAPYRLGPGDLLQISVWGHEELRATVEVRPDGYVTFPLAGDVEASGRTPAEVSQVIASRLETFVRSPQVTVIVQQFRTIRAQALGAVRQPGTYPLRPAAPITDLLGAAGGLLDDADVQRAVLTRQPPGQAPRSLPLDLKAVLEGAASVTELRLEDGDVLFVPRAEPALALGEVRQPGAYLVRPGMRVVDLVGAAGGLTDRAAAEAATLTRRLPTAGSSEAGRTEAIPLDLSALIGAAFAGGAPQVLPAAASVEVRPGDVLLIPRAEREVAVLGQVQRPGVVPYRTGMTLAQALAAVGGVTQEADLARAALTRTEADGSQRVIPVDLRPVVEPRSVKADQGPVLMPGDMLVVPRAERTLMVLGEVRQPGVVRYRTGMTVAEALAEAGGPTELADLARASVTRVSTEETTAPAEPARRIEVDLSSLAGGWAPSVDAASAMTAAAVAVQPGDIVLIPRAERQVVVLGAVRQPGSYPLRPGARVLDALAAAGGLTEEADGEAITLVRPERGGSPADTPAGAGGSEAGRPLSYEAMLRATGDPSVNPPVLPGDVVVVARTDRRVLALGAVASPGAFRYREGLRVLDLVAQAGGPRPDADASTAVLTRPDGKTLHLDLHALVKSPGSPENVALKPGDVLYVPPSRQVLVLGEVGRPGAYTVPQGGRVLDMLALAGGVRPDAGVTTVVLTRRAGEADAATSAVFRLDYPRLVSGADASLNMRVENGDVIYVPEGRRHVLVLGQVQRPGLYVLPSSGPVRLLDVLALAGGPTRRAVLDSVGILRVDGRAEQAAAGRGATLFQGRASENPVIQPGDVVYVPETRWPDWSQILGVLQGIRLFQEIVQGL
- a CDS encoding GumC family protein, which produces MAREAVEDEIDLRRYLALLWRRRWLIAGVTAMSALAAVLLTRAATPLYEATTTVLIRPGSSSMAVQENAAAALLLGSKSSLQNYVELLKSRTVIERVVLRLEGPGGVTPERVERLRSAVTVQPVPNTDTVRISVRLPDPGEAEQVANAIVESFAAFSREMNRLEARSALAFIESQLQQVQEKLRSAENALLSYKEAHRLVEPSEQARAAVGKLADLEKMRAGSLIAMQETGTRIAQVRSQLDKQLPTLVTSTTIASNPLVQSYKLRLSDVEARISAARQTLSANHPQMVALEAEAAELRRLMSQEVERVVSAQTESLNPIYQGLVQELIGLEVDQLAQQARQEAITRLVSAEEAALLALPARELELARLSREQRVNEEIYVMLRTRYEELRLQEASVTADVRIIDPAVRPTSPVAPRPLLNLAVALFLGMFVGVGATFVLEFIDTSVKSEEEIEHLAGAPVLGRIPEFLPEPGDARRGEGGRP
- a CDS encoding CpsD/CapB family tyrosine-protein kinase gives rise to the protein MRWPLRSRYGEAGAEGPTVLVMGDRRSLAAEAFRNLRTNLQYAAVGSKLRSIVVTAAGPDEGKSTITANLAVAVGQGGTRVIAVGADLRRPSLHRAFGLSHHAGLTSVLLGRLPLEEAVHHIERYQVDVLPSGPLPPNPAELLGSSQMGALLEELTRRWDLVLVDTPPVVALSDASLLAAKTDGVLLVVTANQTPREVVAAARRQLEQVGARIVGVVLNRVRPGEVGHYHYYYYYYSRDGAPPAGDTLLPNGAGPHTGDEAAPAPKGGRSR
- a CDS encoding CpsB/CapC family capsule biosynthesis tyrosine phosphatase: MTGMDAPGFVDIHHHLLPGLDDGPKSWAESLAMARAAQEAGIRVVVATPHIHLGNPGQPSAAIIAELVEELRSRVASAGLRLEVLPGAEVYPVPDLARWLERAGAVRPLGQGTQVRYLLLDLPLGRLPPYFDRLIFEVSLAGFIPVIAHPERNQQLAEQAERLLAFVNQGAVAQVTALSLLGGFGAAARRAAEEFVARGAVQAVATDAHDPVHRSPLSMREAFRRLVKLVGPGRALDLCERWPLAMARGEPVTEIVPAGAAPASRVARPGLARGLRALWGRLAGTG
- a CDS encoding ParB/RepB/Spo0J family partition protein, translating into MAEYLNVPVDRIRCDAQQVRQTFREESIANLAQSLKEVGMLHPVLVTPEQDGHYRLISGERRLRAAIQAGEQTVPALVVRELRGNVTQIQLIENLQREDLNPVERALAIQAFMAQEKLSKAAAGARLGIPRTTLTDWLDVLDLDPRYQAALVDNFQGGDSPLTLSHVSEAKALAARLGSPQIASVLLDAVLEHRLSKAETRQVAQLVREGGNISIMRAVRMVRAMTDGANQQAAAAEEDPGAGALDGEAAASGQAKAGRPGRFERLIRSLDRVRRVLAALVGGALRHMTPEERGQLLDYLQSMRRWIDDAITFTREIDDPQLAEQRREAMRRAARKASKRKKGKKRPASRITPA